The segment AATAAATCACCTCGATCCCGTTGACCCTTTTTACGCGTTTTCCTCGTTCAGCAAGAGATTAACAAGAAAGTGTAAAACATGTGTCGTTTTTGTGTcttgtatcatcatcatctctctTTGCACTTGATGCATCCGAACAACAATATCTATTTATGGCAGCTGAAGAAGAAATGCGTTTGGACCAACGCAACGTTTGTCGATGTCATGTAACGCACCCATTTACGTCTCTTACAAAGACATAACAATCACGATAATGGTCGTAAAAAccagaaatagaaaaaaaaaactaaagaaaaataaacaaaatcggTTTGTTTTGCTGTAAAAAATGGCGGTTTTTATGAACTTTCGTGTGTGTGGATTGTAATAAAGGGCGATAATTACAAACAAATGACAAGAGCGGCGTGTCATTagaatacgaaaaatattttgtgttgccTTCAATATCAATTATTAGCTTGATTATTATGATCGGGCACGAGAATCATTTAGatgcatataaaataaatttgtcagaCGACGATctattgttttgaaaaaacggGGCGTGTGcagaatacattttttaagatgTGTCTCGATGCTCTCTTGGGAGCGTGCAATTGACGTGATTTGTGACGTCGTAGGtagaatgatgatgatgatgtaaatTGCAGTAAATTTTAGTACTTTGAACGGATAGTAACGGATATATGTTTATTTGAAACTTATTAGACACCCTATGGGACAAAAACGGGTCAGGAGTTAATTTACTCCCTTTAAGAGTAAAATTACTCCCTTAAGATATTGACAAAATCActtaaggggttaaattaactCTTTAAGGGtaaatctgacccgtttttttgcatttagaGTACTATAATGAGCCAAAAACGGCTAAATTTACCCCCAGAAGGTGTTAAATTAACcttcttttgaaattcaataaaacttttaatgaacttGAATCTAAAGAGgaagttaaattaacatttcgaaagcttaaaactgattttaaagtcgtttaagaatttttaagactGTCTTAGAAAttctgttaatttaaaaagatgttaatttaaaactcgaggcgttaatttaacatctttgaggttttttaagaaattaaattagtctcttattgaaatttaagtaaCTCAATTAAGAGCTGTTTATTCTAACAAGTGGTTAGATTAGCACTTTAAATGAGTCCAAGGGAGTTATTTTAACAACCCAAGGGTTAATTTAACACTTCTTAGAGGTAAAATCTAAACTTCAATGGTTAAAGTTGAGAAGAAGCTTtgaattttcgtttattttttcaatttgcgtAACTGAAGTTTCGATTTTACTtctaaaaagtgttaaaataatCCTTTGGTTGTTAAAATAACACCTTTCGACTCATTAAAGATGCTAAATTAACCTATTATGGAtgttaaaactcaaaatttgttaacttGATATCAAAAGGAGACTTTTCTAATGTCTTCAAAAGCCCCAAGGATGTTAAATTAGCAtctcaagtaaaaaatttacatcgtaaaattttaaaatacattaagTTTTGACACTTGAGGTCCTAATTCAACATCTTTATTAAGTTTAAGTAACTTGAGAGtcacattaaatttcaataaacctttaattttttaaagaaaaattttcttatcatatTTAAGGATGTCAAATTATCTCAGAGGGGCTAAATTAACATCTAAGTATATTCAAAACTCAATAAGAACTATTTTAATACCAGAAAGCCTTGATCCAATCGCTGTTGGATTCATAAAATGAACACTTTTAAAACATCGAAGACCCAtgagatgttaaattaatcccttgagatGTCATTTTAGACCattaagggattaaattaacaccTCATGAGCTAAAAATCCCTCCTTTTCACGTAACCATGCATCATCAATATTCCACTTTCGTCCGTCTTTTGCCACTGATTAGCATAAAAGTGTCAATGAATGTTTCCATAATTGCTTCTATTTACAATAACATTGCTTCGTCGAGTCGTCGCAAACAATaagaaactttaaatatttacttttgagcgatttcttcaacttttttttctgtttgcataagaaattgcacaaaacataagaaaaaaaacgtaatatcgtgtgataataaaaatacgcggcataaaaatgcaaatctattcggaaattcaatcaaaaatcggctttcactttaaaatttgaatgaatttgctGTAAATGAAgcataatttgattaaaaagcaATCGACCGCAGAAATTCAAAGCGCACTTGCCAgcgcgagagagagaaagagagaaaaaagtgattggtttgtgtaatttttcattcaatgctGCGAGTTTGATcgggaacaaaaaatatttttaatttttttttatgatgcgGATGAGAATAAACAGAGACGAGAGTTCTCGTTCAGTGCAATGAATATATATGAACTCATATTCTATTATTAGacgtatgaattttaaaaatggacgaaaattttcttgttcttcaatttttttttaagtgaagaaaatgaattatgaacattttttgttagaattcCAGGAATTTTAATGTACAAAGTTGATgtttatttgaacttttttaacgataaattaatcaaaaattatttttttcacaaaaagggcgtttttttaagaaattttgattaatttttgtattttacttgattttttcacaatttttcactattttaggGCATTTTTTGGCCTTTTCTTATGTTAAATGatgagattttttcattttttttaaatgcattctttttctaaaaatatttttttagtattttttttggttttctgTGTATCTACACACTCGCGAACGACCGCGATCATTTCACTACGAGATAAATAGCCGAACTGATCGTTCGTTGCGTTTCAGTTTAACTAGGGTTACATTTATTCAAAGTCACTCTCTTCATCCCCGCACACATTCATGCAGATTCTCATGTTTTTCAAGAGTTAATTTTGGTAGAGAGGaacattttttgccattttcaaCCGAAATTTGTTAGATAACGATCTCAAAAAACGGAAGAAACCTTAAagttttccttcaaaaaattaattttggtccAGCGGAAGTTCAAAAAGCTCAAACCAGTAGTCCTgcctacatttttttcatttttttcaacaaaagtcGAGCACAGAGGCGATAAACGCGGGCATTTCATTGAGTCCACACACTCACATACATGTTTACTAAATTAAAGCCAATTGtgctcaatttaaataaaatataacatatctttattactttttacgaGAAATTCGCTGTTTCGACGCAGCAACGACGACGttcattgagaaaaaaaaatgttgatcggTCAAATGAAACGCGAACGTGctgaatatgataaaaaaataattttaagtgagGAAATGCAAGCGAACGAAACGTATCTTGACTCACTCTAATTTCTCGTGGAATTGAGCTTATCACTAATTGCAGTTtagtttgatgatgatgaagtaaAAAGAGGAGATAAGATGTGttagtgtgtgtgtgagtttatcgcgattttgtttgttttttgagtGATTAAAGTTACAAAACTATTTCTTAACtgcttttgtaaatttttttgataaggaaAGACATAGTTTTATCTCTATgagagtcaaaaatttaatttttatgatttttattttaaaaatagttttttttatttttttataatatttttttaaataatttttatttttcatatttttttaaataatttttatttttcatattttttaaataatttttatttttttattagttaataTTGCTAAAttaacgaataaaaataatttttaaattaattaaaatttattaatcaataaaaaattattttaaaatattttttaaattatattttcgacaatcaaaaaattttttaataaatttactaaataaaattttatttaattttttttaaataataattttattataatattagattaattttttagttacttcctgataaaaaaattttgtttattgattttttttttataattttacacacttaatttttaattttttattttcatcaatcaTAATTCCAtctcttttaataaattttaactttaaaaaaacaattttatttaatttgaaaattgtctGTCTTAGACCCTGTCTCTTAGTCTGTCATTTGTcactgaggagtacaaaaatgtgaaaacctaatttttgcaatttattttcaatttaattttttttttttcaaaaaaatgaaaaaaaaaatttttttaaatttttaaaattactaaaattaagtaaagctttttaaatttattttttttttatattttaaagacttttaaatatttttaatttttttaagatttattttttaagattttcttaaTCTTGATctgaggattttttaaaattttggtttgaaaataagataaaaattcgtCTTTAAAACCGCTTTTTCTGTTTATATTcctttgaggagtacgaaaatgtaaaaaaaaatcgtttttgatcacttttagcagccccaatgcacattcagtCTCATTAATTCcttgaatttattgaatttaattaaaattttacagaaaaatcttcaataggtttaacaaaattccaaatttgttcaaaactaagaattttctttaacattCTTAATGCTCTGAGGCACTTATTTGATTCATCGcacaaattttcttcacaaCTATCGAACTTCTTTTTGCTAAATTCATCTATAAATTCACTGTAATCTTCtccatttttcatataaagttCACTCGATTCGCATGTCTTCCATTCCTCCGTCATGCATGAAATTCTTCCCAAAATAGTTTCacataaaacgaaataaataatGCGATGATATTCTGAATCCATAAGAAGTAttagacaacaacaacaaaaagtgatatcatttttcatttttgtttattttttgctcattccGAAACTTTATCGTTATTTACTCTTGACATGAACCACCGTCGGAgacatttttcatctaaaaactTTGAAGATCTTTTAATCCTTCGTTAAGCGCTTGTCTAAAGCGAGTGTTTCGTGAGAAATTATGACACTGCTCCGCACTTTGAACGCGTTTGTTTACACaaagtctatttttttttcatttcaaaggaAAGACATCTGTGAATGCAATTCACATTCCATTTGCGTTGCATGTTGTCGCGCCAGTCAATGCAACAACGTTTGATAAGATGACAATTTATTACGAAAGTGGTTGCGATAAATTTAGTTCTCGATTATTTTCAATCGACGCGAATTGTTGGCTTCGTTTCGGTTTTGTGAAAAGCGTCTcgtaacgacgacgacagtaTTAATGTCAATCGATATAATGCTTAAtccatgtaaattttattgattatgaattttttgttctttgtgggcgaaaaacgggtcataTTGAACTCGAAGAGCTAAATTTACTCTCGAGGAGCTAAATTTACTCTTAAGGAGCTAAATTTACTTTCGAAGAGCTAAATTTACTTTCGAAGAGCTAAATTTATTCTCGAGGCACTAAATTTACTCTCGAGGAGCTAAATTTACTCTCGAGGAGCTAAATTTACTCTCGAGGAGCTAAATTTACTCTCGAGGAGCTAAATTTACTCTCGAGGAGCAAAATTTACTCTCGAGGAGCTAAATTTACTCTCGAGGAGCTAAATTTACTCTCGAGGAGCTAAATTTACTCTCGAGGAGCTAAATTTACTCTCAAGGAGCTAAATTTACTCTCGAGGAGCTAAATTTACTCTCAAGGAGCTAAATTTACTCTCGAGGAGCTAGATTTACTCTCGAGGAGCTAAATTTACTCTCGAGGAGCTAAATTAACTCTCGAGGAGCTAGATTTACTCTTGAGAAGCTAAATTTACTTTCGAAGAGCTAAATTTACTCTCGAGGAGCTAAATTTACTCTCGAGGAGCTAAATTTACTCTTCAGAAGCTAAATTTACTCTCGAGGGCTTAAATTTACTCCCGAGAGGCAAATCTGACTCATTTTTCGCCCACAGTACGTTCATTACCCAACTTCGTCCTCGTCTGTGGCACGACAATGACTTCCATCCTCATTTCCGTGAAAAACTCTTGCAAAGGGTGAAACCGGCACGACACATGTTGCCAATCTAAGAAACGTAACAAAACTGACGTaatcaggatttttttttctctccttgcCACGTGAATATTTCACGCACGCCACAAACTATACTCAACGACATCCCATGAGAATTGGGAATTTTTCATGACatttacaacaattttccATACACGATAAAGCACAACGATAGGAAAAATCGTATAGAAACCCATAAATGTTCTTTTATTGCCACATGCGCAGTTCGAAGGAGTCGAGAAACTATAATTCGCAATTTATGTgtgatttttatgtaaataaaaccGAAATATCTGGCACTGAATGTTTATTTTAGCAACTTCGATGATTCTGATTAATTTAGAGTCAGTTGAAGTTCCATTAAAATGCACTCGCGTTGCATAAACAAACGCAATGTTTAATACTTCAGTCGacgtttttttatgtaaacaaagaaaaaatgtgagaaattttatggaaGGTGAGTGCAATGAGGaagaatgtttttaaaatgatttttataaatttttgaaattttcaaaataaaattaaaaaaaaataaaatataaatttaataaaaattaaaaaaaaaattaaatttgaaaattataaaatttaattttttttcaaagttttctttaaaaaagtttttgatatgtaattaaaaaattattaaaaaaaattctaattttaattttatttaaatttttaattgaaaaataattattttttttattttaatttttttttttaatattttcaatttaatgttttttacaaagatgtatttaataaaaattttatcaaaaatttaaataaaattttaaaaaattaccgttaaaaatttgaaaatcgctttttggcTAATTCAacataacaaatatttttaatttaattttttcataaaaattaaaaaaaattctcttaaataatctattttttgatagaaattcaattatttaattaaaagcaacttaaaacattttaactcATTGCATCATccttaattcaatatttttaatataattattttaatacacaCAACCAACCATCATCAGGTCATAAATTTCCAACAATTCGCAGAATTTATTGCCATTGACCAAACCAATAAATCTCAATCCAatcaatttccattaaaaacaacaaaacttcACATTAAGCATGCTCTGAATTAACTTTcaacacaaataaatattttttttttttggtcatgCAAAATCCACTCGAAGATGTCTCCATTGTTCccgctaaaattgaaaatgacaaGTGTGATCAATTATCGCGACCCAATTCCACAATTTGTCGCATTTGTCACATGCAAGAGCCAAATAACGAGCTGATCAATCCCTGCAATTGTCGCGGCACGCTGGGTTACGTTCATCGCCGCTGCTTGGAACACTGGTTGAGCCGATCGGGATTAACGCGATGCGAATTGTGCCTTTTTGTGTATCGGACAAAAAGTATTTTGAGATATTCGATGTGCAAGTCGCTGAGGATTTATTTTAGTCATCCCAATAATCGGGGATTGTTGCAGGCGGATTTGTTGGCGATGattttgattacttttttaacggtaagttttgacatttttttaattaatttaaaattatatacaaaaaaaaaataatttaatttaaatttaaattaatttaatttttaatataaaaataaattatttaataaatttaatataaatataaaaaaaaataaaataaaaataattttcaaaaaaaaataaacaaacaatataaaaaatgaaaataataatttaaaaataattttaagattaaattatgaattatttaaaattaaaaaaaaattacttaaaattaattcaaaaaaatatttaaataattttaaaaatttattttaataatttaatttttatttaaattaaaaaattaatttaattatattttgttttttttaatttaattataaataataatttaaataaatttaactaaaaaattattattgaattatttttaatttaattttaaattaattattaattttattaaagttattaaaaattaaaattaaattaaattattaaaataataaaatttttatttattttaaatattttattttaataaaaatttaactttaaaattatttttaaatttttttattttttttaatttaagtaatttttttatttattttttttccttttttactaaaaatcctttaaaaaaattcaaggcaATGCTCTTTGGCATGTGTTACATCAGTTTAAACTACTACAACGAGCAACACGAGTCACCTTACGGGATCCCAAAATTATGGTTGGATGTATCGATCTTTGCCGTGCTCGCCGTCGTGGGTTTCGTTTACGTGTTAAACCTTTACGGAATGCTCTATGCGCAAATTATGCCGTGGTTCCGATGGTGGCAGTCCGTGCGAGTTGTCACAATTGACTTGGATGGAtgaagtaaataaaaactacaaaatgacaaattgtTACGGAATATGTCAtcgttatttaatatttttgcctcTAATTGTAATTTATGGCGCAACTTGAAGTACCTTTGCCTTGCTTTGCCACACATAATTTCTTTGTTCAGTTTCGTTTCAATTTCTAGCTTTTTTCGAGTTGTTTGAATGAATTATGTGGgcgttttaataataatcgtctTATTTATTCTTCACTCAATTGTTTACTCATGCAACCATCATCAGCGAGCGAGACATGCAACTCTATTGAACGCTAAACCGGTATTAATTCGCCggcattaaatatattaaaattattcgtttttgtttgaaacatGGGCAGAAATACGCAGTTTCAAGTGTTCTTAGTTGGAGTAAGATGACAAAcgacaaattttattgttatagaAGTGAAAGAACGGTTAGAAGGTCagatttttatggattttatgacaaaaactcttaaaataggaaatttgccgacattttttattgacgaTGAGtacaaatttcttattttttggtttaaaaccATTTCTTGTAATTGTCTCAAAACAATGATTtcgcaaaaaatcattaaaatttaagaaaaaatatttttttagaggttCAACagagttttttgaaatattttaaagctcaaaattgagttttagattctaataaattcttttaattttttttattaaaaataaaaataaaaaaaaaagtaatttaaattattttcttaattattattaaattttttaaagatttaatttaaaataaaaataaaaaataattttaaattattttaaattaaatttacttttaattttttattttaattaattcaaaaattttttaaaaatatttcattttatcaataaaaaaatatttttcattcattaaaaatcaaattttagataacaaaatactccaaaaaatttatttgatctctaaataattttttttttaaacttaaaaaattttctatgaacATGTGAAATGCACTTCCCTCACTTCGCTCCATTTACGCCGCTTATAAAGTCAAATCAAATGTCAATTAATTCACTTAATGGCATTATAAGAGGCCACATCTGCATTTGCGTTAAACTCTCAATGCATGGAAACGATGCAGCATGTCATGTCACGTTatcgattttatttaaaatttatcggaaGAGACACTTAAACATGCTCCGGtttgttttttctcgtctgcttttgattttttttagaataaatcaaaaaaaaaaaagtaaagaacaACTTTGACAgttatgaaatattaatgaGAATTAAAGACAAACATATGTTTTGGTCGTCAAATGTCTCTTTAAACGAAAAAGGGGGATCAACGTCttcaaatcataaaaaaaattcaaaaaataaaaagattgaaACAAGTTCGAATTATGTTCTTTGGTGACAttcgtgacttttttttagataagaaTTCTAgtcaatgaacttttttttccagtttcataaatttattttatttttatgaagagcCATTCACGTGGGACGCGCACgttgttcatttaaaaattttatttatagtccaacttaagtttttttttgcaaatgattaataaaaaacttaaaaatttatatttttagcatGGAGGCAAAATTAGCTCTTTTTTGTGCAATGCACGAACATGAAACCAAAGAAAATCGGAAATAAAAAGGGAAACTCGAGGAAAATtgcatcgatttttttcgtcgtcccccttttttctcactttgttacatttttattcacttgAACACGATTTTATTGGGATTTTATCGCAAAAGAAGCTTTTTACTGACACTAacgatgaaataaaatatggaGAAATAGGAATTTCTTCTTAGTTAAGCAGATAATCCTCCCATttattgcagttttgagtgtcaaaagtgacttttttttaattctcgagagaattttcatttcacgtgctgaaatttgctgaaagaaccttgaaaaataaattactgcaGAAATTGATCGAAATTTACGATTCTCTCgagattttgtaaaaaaaagtaattaaatttaataataaataaattttaatttgaaactttttgctGGCGAAACAAAAGGCAGtcattcatgaaatattttgaacgcCTTTACCTTGTTTTTCGAGTGAATGTAAATTCCgcccaaatatttgtttttcgcCATTTAAAGTacgaaatttcttgaattttgatgttttttaaaacaattagtgaaaaaaagagaaaagctTTTGTTTTGCTCAACGTCaacgtttacaaaaaaaaattgattgaaaggTTGGAACATCAATCAAAGTGCTAAAATTCTTCGTTTATTATTAGCGCAATGTGCTAAAAACGGACGTTCGGAGAAAAATACGCTCGAACAATCGATCGATtgccaagaaaattaaaaatttaatctgacGGTGacatagaaattttttcttttgaattgtGTAAAAGAGGATTGCAGTGGcgtagaaattaaaatttaaaaattattattatttttttttattttttattttaataattttaagggattaagggataaaaaaaacttataaaaggcttaaaattgaattttttcgtaattaaaacaaaataaataaataaataaaattaaattaaaattaaatatattaaattaataaaaattaaaaaaggcttaaaattaataatgaaaaatattttttaattaaattaaaattattttcaaaaaaatttaaaattattaaaaataaaaataaataaaaaattaatttaaaattattaaatataaaaaagttaaaaattaaatttttatttttaaaaaatttgaggatattatcaaataaaaatttttagaaattaaaaaaatttatttcattaaaccaagctttaacgaaaaaatcaaaaaaagggaaattttcatcaattaaaaaaaaaaattcccaaatttttcccgaaaaacattatttaaaaaatcaataaaaaaaaaatgaccttACTAAAAACTAAACCGCAATCCAATCGTGTCTCCCTTTTGTTCAGTGACACGCGTTTTTATTTGCagaattatcttttttaattgaaatgtgtCAACAAAAAACTAATCAATGTCTGTTTAGGCGTTCATtcaatcaattcaattttttgtttgcttttttaattatttacctcgatattttttgactaatcattaaattatcgCTTCTCCTTAAAAGGTTTGGAAAACGACTCAAATTTAAACTGCAAATTTactgcaataaaattaaaattatttaatttaaaagcacCCTAAATTTAATGGAATCGATAAACTTTGATATTCACCCTCACTATTTTCTCACTATTTCCTTGTCCTGCGCATGTTTTTACAACTTCTCGtagtaaatttcaataaatatcggAAAGTTGCAACTAGTTGAAGCGAGTTAAAGTCGTAAATTGaggatttttgcttttttgaatttttgaagcgAAAAAATTGGAACAGAAACAAGAAACTGTCATTAAAAACCGTTAAAATATTCACGAAATTCACAGatgattaaataatattgttacaaatttttcgattaattccaaattttttaaattattttaagggatttcaaaaggtcaaaaaatttttttattatttcatcacaaaaacttttttaaaaataataaaaattaaaaacgaggAGTTTTTTGTCATCCATATCTGAAAATCTTcggcattttttgttttgtacaaatgaagtaaaaattttttattaggttaaataaaattaattgccaTATGTTTCGGGTCTGCTCTTGAATTTTGTATCGTAGTTGATAGCAATAAGGAGCAATTGTTGTacgaaaacatgaaaaattgtcataaattgGATCAATgtcaacaaacaaaattttttttttttaatttttggctcCACGAAGATTTTTAATCTTGGAATTCCAAAAAAATGCTGCATGAATCAAAAATGAAATCATcacgttttttgttttgaaatgattttattgcagttttttttttgaaaggaatGGAAttagttaagaatttttaaaggggttttatttttttttaattttgtttaattaatttattaaattttatttatttttttaaatctcaatttatttattgtcaatttatttttttatttacctttttatttatttaatttttttttaatttatttatttttaatttttttttaagaattttttttttaaacttctaatttttatataatttttaaaatatttttttttgtttatctattgaatttattgaaatttttttttctaatttttagataaatatttgagGATATTTTTATGATCTCAATATTCCAAattctgccaaaaaattaaaaaaaaaaatatttcaattaattcaaaccatcctcgaaaaatcaatgaagaacgaaaaaaatttttgaccttaaaaaaaaaaatcccgaagaaaacattaaaaattaaggaaaaatcaatcaaaaaaaaaaatgacctgAAGTCACTAAAAACGAAACCGCAATCATGTCTCCCTTTTGTTCAGTGACACGCGTTTTTATTTGCagaattatcttttttaattgaaatgtgtCAACAAAAAACTAATCAATGTCTGTTTAGGCGTTCATTCAATCAATTCAACCTTTTTTagttgtttgcttttttttcgcaaattggTGTCATTTCATGCGTGGGCTTAATAAGTCGTCGTCgatattttttgact is part of the Culicoides brevitarsis isolate CSIRO-B50_1 chromosome 3, AGI_CSIRO_Cbre_v1, whole genome shotgun sequence genome and harbors:
- the LOC134835231 gene encoding E3 ubiquitin-protein ligase MARCHF2-like, which codes for MQNPLEDVSIVPAKIENDKCDQLSRPNSTICRICHMQEPNNELINPCNCRGTLGYVHRRCLEHWLSRSGLTRCELCLFVYRTKSILRYSMCKSLRIYFSHPNNRGLLQADLLAMILITFLTAMLFGMCYISLNYYNEQHESPYGIPKLWLDVSIFAVLAVVGFVYVLNLYGMLYAQIMPWFRWWQSVRVVTIDLDG